In the Streptomyces sp. NBC_00525 genome, one interval contains:
- a CDS encoding response regulator, translating to MSTAHEEGTGQRAIRVMVVDDHPMWRDAVARDLAEAGFDVVATAGDGPQAVRRAGAVTPDVLVLDLNLPGMPGVQVCKELVGTQPGLRVLVLSASGEHADVLEAVKSGATGYLMKSASTRELTDAVRRTAAGDAVFTPGLAGLVLGEYRRLASEPAPAASDEPKAPELTDRETEVLRLVAKGLSYKQIAERLVISHRTVQNHVQNTLGKLQLHNRVELVRYAIERGLDDV from the coding sequence ATGAGCACGGCACACGAAGAGGGCACCGGGCAGCGGGCGATCAGGGTGATGGTGGTCGACGACCACCCGATGTGGCGCGACGCCGTCGCCCGCGACCTCGCCGAGGCGGGCTTCGACGTGGTGGCGACCGCGGGCGACGGACCGCAGGCCGTCCGCCGCGCCGGGGCCGTCACCCCGGACGTCCTGGTCCTCGACCTCAACCTGCCCGGCATGCCCGGCGTACAGGTCTGCAAGGAACTCGTGGGCACCCAGCCGGGGCTCAGGGTGCTGGTGCTCTCCGCCAGCGGCGAGCACGCCGACGTCCTGGAGGCCGTCAAGTCCGGCGCCACCGGCTATCTGATGAAGTCGGCGAGCACCCGCGAGCTGACGGACGCCGTCCGCCGCACCGCCGCGGGCGACGCCGTCTTCACCCCCGGCCTGGCCGGACTGGTGCTCGGCGAGTACCGCAGGCTGGCCTCCGAGCCCGCCCCGGCCGCCTCCGACGAGCCGAAGGCGCCGGAGCTGACCGACCGGGAGACCGAGGTGCTGCGGCTGGTGGCCAAGGGGCTCTCGTACAAGCAGATCGCCGAACGGCTCGTCATCTCGCACCGCACCGTGCAGAACCACGTCCAGAACACCCTGGGCAAGCTCCAGCTGCACAACCGGGTGGAGCTGGTGCGGTACGCCATAGAGCGCGGGCTCGACGACGTGTAG
- the macS gene encoding MacS family sensor histidine kinase: protein MVKRVRVVRMSVEQPLWRALSGYRVLTMVYAVLLAVFARHEYERPWIAIGFLALLTVWTLATLPKVASAAACTRGFLGIDLAIAMTGILITPLADLQAQEVDGSTLPSIWTAGSVLAFAIKGGWRWAGFASSLVAVANLIERGEPSRDTLHNVMLVWVASIAIGYVVEVARASERTLARALEIEAATRERERLARDIHDSVLQVLAMVQRRGAALGGEAAELGRMAGEQEVALRTLVSSGLVPPTRTSEDASEGAVVRTVEVDDDERGDGESGETDLRTLLAPHAGSRISFAEPGAPVPLPTAAAAELAAAVGAALDNVRVHAGPDAQAWILLEDWPDEVIVTVRDDGPGIPEGRLAQAEGEGRLGVALSIRGRLRDLGGTAELISVPGQGTEVELKVPKVSRGKVGRVG, encoded by the coding sequence ATGGTCAAACGCGTACGCGTGGTACGGATGTCGGTGGAGCAGCCGCTGTGGCGCGCCCTGAGCGGCTACCGCGTCCTGACGATGGTCTACGCGGTGCTGCTCGCCGTCTTCGCCCGGCACGAGTACGAGCGGCCCTGGATCGCCATCGGCTTCCTCGCGCTGCTCACCGTCTGGACGCTCGCCACGCTGCCGAAGGTGGCCAGTGCCGCCGCCTGCACCAGGGGCTTCCTCGGCATCGACCTCGCCATCGCGATGACCGGCATACTCATCACCCCGCTCGCCGACCTCCAGGCGCAGGAGGTGGACGGATCGACCCTGCCGTCGATCTGGACCGCGGGCTCCGTCCTGGCTTTCGCGATCAAGGGCGGCTGGCGCTGGGCCGGCTTCGCCTCCAGCCTGGTCGCCGTCGCCAATCTCATCGAGCGCGGCGAGCCCAGCCGCGACACCCTGCACAACGTGATGCTGGTCTGGGTCGCCTCCATCGCCATCGGCTACGTCGTCGAGGTCGCCCGCGCCAGTGAGCGCACCCTCGCCCGCGCCCTGGAGATCGAGGCCGCCACCCGCGAACGGGAACGGCTGGCCCGCGACATCCACGACAGCGTCCTCCAGGTCCTGGCGATGGTGCAGCGGCGCGGCGCCGCGCTCGGCGGCGAGGCGGCCGAGCTGGGCCGGATGGCCGGGGAGCAGGAGGTCGCCCTGCGCACCCTGGTCTCCAGCGGCCTGGTGCCCCCCACCCGGACCTCCGAGGACGCCTCCGAGGGAGCCGTCGTACGGACCGTCGAGGTCGACGACGACGAGCGCGGCGACGGGGAGAGCGGCGAGACCGATCTGCGTACGCTGCTCGCCCCGCACGCCGGATCGCGGATCAGCTTCGCGGAGCCGGGCGCCCCGGTGCCGCTGCCCACCGCCGCGGCGGCGGAGCTGGCGGCGGCGGTCGGCGCGGCCCTGGACAACGTCCGGGTGCACGCCGGGCCGGACGCGCAGGCGTGGATTCTGCTGGAGGACTGGCCGGACGAGGTGATCGTGACCGTCCGGGACGACGGCCCCGGCATTCCCGAGGGGCGGCTCGCCCAGGCCGAGGGGGAGGGGCGGCTCGGCGTCGCCCTGTCGATCCGCGGCCGGCTGCGCGACCTCGGCGGCACGGCGGAACTGATCTCGGTGCCCGGCCAGGGCACCGAAGTCGAACTGAAGGTCCCGAAGGTTTCACGGGGGAAGGTGGGCAGGGTCGGATGA
- a CDS encoding lysophospholipid acyltransferase family protein — MKFAIGGSLKLAFRPWVEGLENIPASGPAILASNHLSFSDSFFLPAVLDRKVTFIAKAEYFTAPGVKGKLTAAFFKGVGQLPVDRSGARGAGEAAIRAGIQVVEGGGLFGIYPEGTRSPDGRLYRGKPGGLARVALATGAPVIPVAMIDTEKIQPPGQVVPKLMRPGIRIGAPLDFSRYHGMDGDRFILRSVTDEVMYEIMKLSGQEYVDIYATAAKRQIADEAKRRAEAAKKTPAGTEADGDGA, encoded by the coding sequence ATGAAGTTCGCCATCGGCGGGTCGCTGAAGCTTGCCTTCAGGCCGTGGGTGGAGGGCCTGGAGAACATCCCCGCGAGCGGGCCCGCGATCCTCGCCAGCAACCATCTGTCGTTCTCGGACTCCTTCTTCCTGCCCGCCGTCCTGGACCGCAAGGTGACCTTCATCGCGAAGGCCGAGTACTTCACCGCGCCCGGCGTCAAGGGCAAGCTCACCGCCGCGTTCTTCAAGGGCGTCGGCCAGCTCCCCGTGGACCGCTCCGGCGCGCGCGGCGCCGGCGAGGCGGCGATCCGGGCGGGCATCCAGGTCGTCGAGGGCGGCGGCCTCTTCGGCATCTACCCCGAGGGCACCCGGTCGCCGGACGGCCGGCTCTACCGGGGCAAGCCCGGCGGGCTCGCCCGGGTCGCGCTGGCCACCGGGGCCCCGGTCATTCCCGTCGCGATGATCGACACCGAGAAGATCCAGCCGCCCGGCCAGGTCGTCCCCAAGCTGATGCGCCCCGGCATCCGGATCGGCGCGCCGCTCGACTTCAGCCGCTACCACGGCATGGACGGCGACCGCTTCATCCTGCGCTCGGTGACCGACGAGGTGATGTACGAGATCATGAAGCTCTCGGGTCAGGAGTACGTCGACATCTACGCGACCGCCGCCAAGCGGCAGATCGCCGACGAGGCCAAGCGCCGGGCCGAGGCCGCGAAGAAGACGCCGGCGGGCACGGAGGCGGACGGCGACGGCGCCTGA
- a CDS encoding alpha/beta hydrolase, with amino-acid sequence MPVLPGAEPFRHEGGEVGVLLCHGFTGSPQSLRPWADHLAERGLTVSLPLLPGHGTRWQDMQVTGWQDWYAEVDRELRGLLERCARVFVFGLSMGGALALRLAAKHGDAVAGLVLVNPANKVHGLAAHALPVVRHLVPTTKGLASDIALEGAVEVGYDRVPLHAAYSVRRFFRLVDADLPQVTQPLLLLHSPQDHVVPPADSARILGRVSSTDVREVLLEQSYHVATLDHDAKRIFDESHAFIGRLAPSGQDAEKGSTSGG; translated from the coding sequence GTGCCGGTCCTTCCCGGAGCCGAGCCGTTCCGCCACGAGGGCGGAGAGGTCGGCGTCCTCCTCTGCCACGGATTCACCGGCTCCCCGCAGTCGCTGCGCCCCTGGGCCGATCATCTGGCCGAGCGCGGTCTGACGGTGTCGCTGCCGCTGCTGCCGGGGCACGGCACGCGCTGGCAGGACATGCAGGTGACCGGCTGGCAGGACTGGTACGCGGAGGTGGACCGGGAGCTGCGCGGGCTGCTGGAGCGCTGTGCGCGGGTCTTCGTCTTCGGGCTGTCCATGGGCGGTGCGCTGGCGCTGCGGCTGGCCGCCAAGCACGGGGACGCGGTCGCCGGTCTGGTGCTCGTCAACCCGGCCAACAAGGTGCACGGCCTCGCGGCGCACGCGCTGCCGGTGGTCCGCCATCTGGTGCCGACGACGAAGGGGCTGGCCAGTGACATCGCGCTGGAGGGCGCGGTCGAGGTGGGCTACGACCGGGTGCCGCTGCACGCGGCGTACTCGGTGCGCAGGTTCTTCCGGCTGGTCGACGCCGATCTGCCGCAGGTGACCCAGCCGCTCCTGCTGCTGCACAGCCCGCAGGACCATGTGGTGCCGCCCGCCGACTCGGCGCGCATCCTGGGCCGGGTCTCCTCGACGGATGTCCGTGAGGTCCTGCTGGAACAGAGCTACCACGTGGCGACGTTGGACCATGATGCGAAGCGGATCTTCGACGAGAGTCATGCGTTCATCGGCCGCCTCGCTCCGAGCGGACAGGACGCGGAGAAGGGGAGCACGTCCGGTGGCTGA
- a CDS encoding endonuclease/exonuclease/phosphatase family protein yields the protein MATMTSLPASRTEQDGAAVVRVLSYNIRSMRDDRAALARVIRACAPDLVLVQEAPRFFRWRKYAARLAAATDLVVLSGGATAAGPLLLCSLRATVERTEDILLPRTPGLHRRGFATAAVRFAGARLGVLSCHLSLQRQERFAQAERLVESVDALGTEHAVVGGDLNDVPSGRAFRLLAGRYQDCWETRPRGGEYTFPAHDPRRRIDAVLATGGIEVLGCGVPSGLPGVRDADLRAATDHLPVLAALRVPAAG from the coding sequence ATGGCCACGATGACGTCGCTGCCCGCCTCCCGTACCGAGCAGGACGGCGCGGCCGTCGTCAGAGTGCTCAGCTACAACATCCGCTCGATGCGTGACGACCGCGCCGCCCTCGCCCGGGTCATCCGCGCCTGCGCCCCCGACCTGGTCCTCGTCCAGGAGGCGCCGCGCTTCTTCCGCTGGCGCAAGTACGCCGCCCGGCTCGCCGCCGCCACCGACCTGGTCGTCCTCTCGGGGGGCGCCACCGCCGCCGGGCCGCTGCTGCTGTGCTCGCTGCGGGCCACCGTGGAACGCACCGAGGACATCCTGCTGCCGCGCACTCCGGGACTGCACCGCAGGGGTTTCGCCACCGCCGCGGTCCGGTTCGCTGGCGCCCGGCTCGGCGTGCTGAGCTGCCACCTCAGCCTCCAGCGCCAGGAGCGGTTCGCCCAGGCCGAACGGCTGGTGGAGAGCGTGGACGCGCTCGGCACGGAGCACGCCGTCGTCGGCGGCGACCTCAACGACGTACCCAGCGGGCGGGCCTTCCGGCTGCTGGCCGGCCGCTACCAGGACTGCTGGGAGACGAGGCCGCGGGGCGGCGAGTACACCTTCCCCGCGCACGACCCGCGCCGCCGGATCGACGCCGTACTCGCCACCGGCGGCATCGAGGTCCTCGGCTGCGGGGTGCCCAGCGGGCTGCCCGGTGTGCGGGACGCCGACCTGCGGGCCGCGACCGACCATCTGCCGGTGCTGGCCGCGCTCCGGGTGCCGGCGGCCGGCTGA
- a CDS encoding ROK family glucokinase, with protein MGLTIGVDIGGTKIAAGVVDEEGQILSTFKVPTPPTAEGIVDAIAAAVSGASEGHAIEAVGIGAAGYVDDKRATVLFAPNINWRHEPLKDKVEQRVGLPVVVENDANAAAWGEYRFGAGQGHDDVICITLGTGLGGGIIIGNKLRRGRFGVAAEFGHIRVVPDGLLCGCGSQGCWEQYASGRALVRYAKQRANATPENATILLALGDGTVDGIEGKHISEAARQGCPVAVDSFRELARWAGAGLADLASLFDPSAFIVGGGVSDEGELVLGPIRKSFRRWLIGGEWRPHAQVLAAQLGGKAGLVGAADLARQG; from the coding sequence ATGGGACTCACCATCGGCGTCGATATCGGCGGCACGAAGATCGCAGCTGGAGTGGTCGACGAAGAGGGCCAGATCCTCTCGACCTTCAAGGTCCCGACCCCGCCGACCGCCGAAGGCATCGTGGACGCGATCGCGGCGGCCGTCTCCGGCGCCAGCGAGGGACATGCCATCGAGGCGGTCGGCATCGGCGCGGCCGGATACGTCGACGACAAGCGTGCCACCGTACTGTTCGCACCCAACATCAACTGGCGCCACGAGCCGCTCAAGGACAAGGTCGAGCAGCGCGTCGGCCTCCCGGTCGTCGTCGAGAACGATGCCAACGCGGCCGCCTGGGGCGAATACCGCTTCGGCGCCGGCCAGGGCCACGACGACGTCATCTGCATCACCCTGGGCACCGGCCTGGGCGGCGGCATCATCATCGGCAACAAGCTGCGCCGCGGACGCTTCGGCGTGGCCGCCGAATTCGGCCACATCCGGGTCGTCCCGGACGGGCTGCTCTGCGGCTGCGGCAGCCAGGGCTGCTGGGAGCAGTACGCCTCCGGCCGCGCCCTCGTCCGCTACGCGAAGCAGCGCGCCAACGCCACCCCGGAGAACGCCACGATCCTGCTGGCGCTCGGCGACGGCACGGTGGACGGCATCGAGGGCAAGCACATCAGCGAGGCCGCCCGCCAGGGCTGCCCGGTGGCCGTCGACTCGTTCCGCGAGCTGGCCCGCTGGGCCGGCGCCGGACTCGCCGACCTGGCCTCCCTGTTCGACCCCTCCGCCTTCATCGTCGGCGGCGGCGTCTCGGACGAGGGCGAGCTGGTCCTCGGCCCCATCCGCAAGTCGTTCCGCCGCTGGCTGATCGGCGGCGAGTGGCGCCCGCACGCCCAGGTGCTCGCCGCCCAACTCGGCGGCAAGGCAGGGCTCGTGGGCGCGGCGGACCTGGCCCGCCAGGGCTGA
- a CDS encoding DUF5304 domain-containing protein — translation MSEATDRPDEDAWAQACAEDLAAERARRRAAYGPPPGSAAEELRKLMDAVADKLGSFQAPLLGLAAQGAVQQVIQQAKAAVEPVIERNPDVFDHLAAAGGELLAAYRSAVQSQEGRWTRGAGDPAGSEKKAEDPSGPRDEGSGAGEHIDLD, via the coding sequence ATGAGCGAAGCCACCGACCGCCCCGACGAGGACGCGTGGGCGCAGGCGTGCGCCGAGGACCTCGCCGCCGAACGGGCCCGCCGCCGCGCCGCCTACGGACCGCCGCCCGGCTCCGCCGCCGAGGAGCTGCGCAAGCTGATGGACGCGGTGGCCGACAAGCTGGGCTCCTTCCAGGCGCCGCTCCTCGGGCTCGCCGCGCAGGGCGCCGTGCAGCAGGTCATCCAGCAGGCCAAGGCGGCCGTCGAGCCCGTCATCGAACGCAATCCAGACGTTTTCGATCACCTCGCCGCCGCCGGCGGTGAACTGCTCGCCGCCTACCGCTCCGCCGTCCAGAGCCAGGAAGGCCGCTGGACCCGGGGGGCCGGGGACCCGGCGGGCAGCGAAAAGAAGGCGGAGGACCCGTCCGGCCCTCGGGACGAAGGGTCCGGAGCGGGCGAACACATCGACTTGGACTGA
- a CDS encoding ArsA family ATPase, whose product MRTVLVTGPGGAGRTTVAAATALAAARTGARPLLITADPIPGFPDATEPTPVGDGLQAVRIDSGAHFRAELLALQEKLTTVLDLLGGNPLDGEELTELPGSAELALLHTLARAARGDWSRNGHDLLVVDLPPLREALALLALPGQLRRYLRRLLPPERQAARALRPMLAQLAGVPMPAQWLYEAADRRDAELARVQELIEDRATTLRLVAEPGPAAADALRTARTGLALHGLRTDALIANRMLPGHSADPFLAALAAQQEKAVAHWRDEGHAPVPLAHLGRDPQGPADLLDLAGEDGALAVPPAGKDGRAADPWWVEETGGPDGDGTLVWCLPLPGAVKKDLQLVRRGGELLLTAGPFHRIVPLEPALRRCTVSGAALTDGVLRVRFTPDPALWPRTG is encoded by the coding sequence GTGCGTACGGTCCTGGTCACCGGACCCGGCGGTGCGGGCCGTACCACCGTCGCCGCGGCGACCGCGCTCGCCGCGGCCCGCACCGGCGCCCGCCCCCTGCTGATCACCGCCGACCCGATACCCGGCTTCCCCGACGCCACCGAGCCCACCCCGGTCGGCGACGGCCTCCAGGCCGTCCGGATCGACTCCGGCGCCCACTTCCGCGCCGAGCTCCTGGCCCTCCAGGAGAAGCTGACCACCGTCCTCGACCTCCTCGGCGGCAACCCGCTGGACGGCGAGGAGCTGACCGAACTCCCCGGCAGCGCCGAACTCGCCCTGCTCCACACGCTCGCCCGCGCCGCCCGCGGTGACTGGTCCCGCAACGGCCACGACCTCCTCGTCGTCGATCTGCCGCCCCTGCGCGAAGCCCTCGCCCTGCTCGCCCTGCCCGGACAGCTCCGCCGCTACCTGCGCCGGCTGCTGCCCCCCGAACGCCAGGCCGCCCGCGCCCTGCGCCCCATGCTCGCCCAGCTGGCCGGGGTGCCCATGCCCGCCCAGTGGCTGTACGAGGCCGCCGACCGGCGCGACGCCGAACTGGCCCGCGTCCAGGAACTGATCGAGGACCGGGCCACCACGCTGCGGCTGGTCGCCGAACCCGGCCCGGCCGCCGCCGACGCCCTGCGCACCGCCCGCACCGGCCTCGCCCTGCACGGCCTGCGCACCGACGCCCTGATCGCCAACCGGATGCTCCCCGGCCACTCCGCGGACCCGTTCCTCGCCGCGCTCGCCGCCCAGCAGGAGAAGGCCGTCGCCCACTGGCGCGACGAGGGGCACGCCCCCGTGCCCCTGGCCCACCTCGGACGCGACCCGCAGGGCCCCGCCGACCTGCTGGACCTCGCAGGCGAGGACGGCGCGCTCGCCGTACCGCCCGCCGGGAAGGACGGCAGGGCCGCGGACCCCTGGTGGGTCGAGGAGACCGGCGGACCGGACGGCGACGGGACCCTCGTCTGGTGCCTGCCGCTGCCCGGCGCCGTCAAGAAGGACCTCCAGCTGGTCCGGCGCGGCGGCGAACTCCTGCTGACCGCCGGGCCCTTCCACCGCATCGTGCCGCTGGAGCCCGCGCTGCGCCGCTGCACCGTCTCCGGCGCCGCCCTCACCGACGGGGTGCTGCGGGTCCGCTTCACCCCCGACCCCGCGCTCTGGCCCCGGACGGGCTGA
- a CDS encoding SRPBCC family protein, whose protein sequence is MAEHTSSSITIEAAPADVMAVIADFDRYPEWTGEVKEAEVLGTDDRGRAEKVRLVLDAGAIKDDHTLAYTWIGDYEVSWTLVKSQMLRAIDGSYALAPLGKGDRTEVTYRLTVDVKIPMLGMIKRKAEKVIIDRALAGLKKRVESVPKG, encoded by the coding sequence ATGGCTGAACACACCAGCTCGAGCATCACGATCGAGGCGGCACCGGCCGACGTCATGGCTGTGATCGCCGACTTCGACCGCTACCCGGAATGGACCGGCGAGGTCAAGGAGGCCGAGGTCCTCGGCACCGACGACCGCGGCCGCGCCGAGAAGGTCCGCCTCGTCCTGGACGCCGGAGCGATCAAGGACGACCACACCCTCGCCTACACCTGGATCGGCGACTACGAGGTCAGCTGGACCCTGGTCAAGTCGCAGATGCTCCGCGCCATCGACGGCTCCTACGCGCTCGCCCCCCTCGGCAAGGGCGACCGCACCGAGGTCACCTACCGGCTGACCGTGGACGTCAAGATCCCGATGCTCGGCATGATCAAGCGCAAGGCCGAGAAGGTCATCATCGACCGGGCGCTCGCCGGCCTGAAGAAGCGCGTCGAGTCCGTCCCGAAGGGCTGA
- a CDS encoding metallophosphoesterase family protein, which produces MRAGANSRTAAAGRRTRVHVVSDVHGNTEALARAGDGADALICLGDLVLFLDYADHSRGIFPDLFGVENTDRFVALRTARRFDEARALGRTLWAGLDRDAAITAAVRRQYAEMFAALPTPTYATYGNVDMPDLWSEYAAPGTTVLDGERAEIGGLVFGFAGGGLRTPMRTPYEIGDEEYAAKIEALGEVDVLCTHIPPDVPELVYDTVARRFERGSRALLDAIRRTRPRYALFGHVHQPLARRMRIGATECVNVGHFASTGRPWALEW; this is translated from the coding sequence ATGCGAGCAGGAGCGAACAGCCGGACGGCCGCCGCCGGGCGGCGCACCCGCGTCCATGTGGTCAGCGACGTGCACGGCAACACCGAGGCGCTGGCCCGCGCCGGGGACGGCGCCGACGCCCTGATCTGCCTCGGTGACCTGGTCCTCTTCCTCGACTACGCCGACCACTCGCGCGGCATCTTCCCCGACCTCTTCGGCGTCGAGAACACCGACCGGTTCGTCGCCCTGCGCACCGCGCGCCGCTTCGACGAGGCCCGCGCCCTCGGCCGGACGCTGTGGGCCGGCCTCGACCGCGACGCCGCGATCACCGCGGCCGTCCGCCGCCAGTACGCCGAGATGTTCGCCGCCCTGCCCACCCCGACGTACGCCACCTACGGCAATGTGGACATGCCGGACCTCTGGTCCGAGTACGCCGCCCCCGGCACCACCGTCCTGGACGGGGAGCGCGCCGAGATCGGCGGCCTCGTCTTCGGCTTCGCCGGCGGCGGCCTGCGCACCCCGATGCGCACTCCGTACGAGATCGGTGACGAGGAGTACGCCGCCAAGATCGAGGCCCTCGGCGAGGTCGACGTGCTCTGCACCCACATCCCGCCCGACGTCCCCGAGCTGGTCTACGACACCGTCGCACGCCGCTTCGAACGCGGCAGCCGGGCCCTGCTCGACGCCATCCGCCGCACCCGCCCGCGCTACGCCCTGTTCGGCCACGTCCACCAGCCGCTCGCCCGCCGGATGCGGATCGGCGCCACCGAGTGCGTGAACGTCGGCCACTTCGCCTCCACCGGCCGGCCCTGGGCCCTGGAGTGGTGA
- a CDS encoding AMP-dependent synthetase/ligase — MREFSLPALYEVPSDGNLTDLIRRNAAQHPDVAVMSRKVAGVWTDVTAVEFLAEVRAAAKGLIAAGVEPGDRVALMSRTRYEWVLLDFAIWSAGAVTVPVYETSSAEQVQWILGDSGAVAVLVESDVHADSVASVRDRLPELRHVWQIDKGAVDTLGELGAGVSDETAELRGAAARADDPATIVYTSGTTGRPKGCVLTHRSFFAECGNVVERLKPLFRTGECSVLLFLPAAHVFGRLVEVASVMAPIRLGCVPDIKNLTDELASFRPTLILGVPRVFEKVYNAARAKAQADGKGRIFDRAADTAIAYSRALGTPQGPSLGLRLKHRIFDRLVYGKLRGVLGGRGEHAISGGAPLGERLGHFYRGIGFTVLEGYGLTESCAATAFNPWDRQKIGTVGQPLPGSVVRIADDGEVLLHGEHLFSGYWNNEAATADALADGWFHTGDIGTLDEDGYLAITGRKKEIIVTAGGKNVAPAVIEDRIRGHALIAECMVVGDGRPFVGALVTLDEEFLGRWAAEHGKPAGSTALSLREDAELLAEVQRAVDDGNAAVSKAESVRKFRILGAQFTEEAGHITPSLKLKRNVVAKDFADEVEAIYRS, encoded by the coding sequence TTGCGCGAGTTCAGCCTTCCGGCCCTGTACGAGGTCCCCTCGGACGGCAACCTGACGGATCTCATCCGCCGCAATGCCGCTCAGCATCCCGATGTCGCGGTGATGAGCCGCAAGGTGGCCGGCGTCTGGACGGACGTCACGGCCGTCGAGTTCCTGGCGGAGGTGCGCGCGGCCGCCAAGGGCCTGATCGCGGCCGGCGTCGAGCCCGGCGACCGGGTCGCCCTGATGTCCCGCACCCGTTACGAGTGGGTGTTGCTGGACTTCGCGATCTGGAGCGCGGGCGCGGTCACCGTACCGGTGTACGAGACCAGCTCCGCCGAGCAGGTGCAGTGGATTCTCGGTGACTCGGGGGCCGTCGCGGTGCTGGTGGAGAGCGACGTCCACGCCGACTCCGTCGCCTCCGTGCGCGACCGGCTGCCCGAGCTGCGCCATGTGTGGCAGATCGACAAGGGTGCCGTGGACACGCTCGGGGAGCTGGGCGCCGGCGTCTCCGACGAGACCGCGGAGCTGCGCGGCGCGGCGGCCCGGGCGGACGACCCGGCCACCATCGTCTACACCTCGGGCACCACGGGCCGCCCGAAGGGCTGTGTGCTGACCCACCGCAGCTTCTTCGCGGAGTGCGGCAACGTCGTGGAGCGTCTCAAGCCCCTCTTCCGCACCGGCGAGTGCTCCGTCCTGCTCTTCCTGCCCGCCGCGCACGTCTTCGGGCGCCTGGTCGAGGTCGCCTCGGTGATGGCGCCGATCAGGCTCGGCTGCGTCCCGGACATCAAGAACCTCACCGACGAGCTGGCCTCGTTCCGGCCGACGCTGATCCTCGGGGTGCCGCGCGTCTTCGAGAAGGTCTACAACGCGGCGCGCGCCAAGGCGCAGGCCGACGGCAAGGGCCGGATCTTCGACCGGGCCGCCGACACGGCGATCGCCTACAGCCGCGCGCTGGGCACCCCGCAGGGCCCGTCGCTGGGCCTGCGGCTGAAGCACCGGATCTTCGACCGGCTGGTCTACGGCAAGCTGCGCGGCGTACTGGGCGGGCGCGGCGAGCACGCGATCTCCGGCGGCGCCCCGCTCGGCGAGCGCCTCGGGCACTTCTACCGGGGCATCGGCTTCACCGTCCTGGAGGGCTACGGGCTGACCGAGTCCTGCGCGGCGACCGCGTTCAACCCGTGGGACCGGCAGAAGATCGGCACGGTCGGCCAGCCGCTGCCCGGCTCCGTGGTGCGCATCGCGGACGACGGCGAGGTGCTGCTCCACGGCGAGCACCTGTTCTCCGGCTACTGGAACAACGAGGCGGCGACGGCCGACGCGCTGGCGGACGGCTGGTTCCACACCGGGGACATCGGCACCCTCGACGAGGACGGCTACCTGGCGATCACCGGCCGCAAGAAGGAGATCATCGTGACGGCGGGCGGCAAGAACGTCGCCCCGGCCGTGATCGAGGACCGCATCCGGGGCCACGCCCTGATCGCGGAGTGCATGGTCGTCGGCGACGGGCGCCCGTTCGTGGGCGCGCTGGTGACGCTGGACGAGGAGTTCCTGGGCCGCTGGGCGGCGGAGCACGGCAAGCCGGCCGGTTCGACCGCGCTGTCGCTGCGCGAGGACGCGGAGTTGCTGGCCGAGGTGCAGCGCGCGGTGGACGACGGCAACGCCGCGGTCTCCAAGGCCGAGTCCGTGCGCAAGTTCCGCATCCTGGGCGCGCAGTTCACCGAGGAGGCGGGCCACATCACGCCCTCGCTGAAGCTGAAGCGGAACGTGGTCGCGAAGGACTTCGCGGACGAGGTGGAGGCCATCTACCGCTCGTGA